The proteins below are encoded in one region of Streptomyces marianii:
- a CDS encoding recombinase family protein has protein sequence MTGAGDGVRVAAIASLTPLEELDIDPFLVDTRSQHAMCARWAAAKGYVVARELLFYGLRPDHCGLWADVEAGLVDLFVAANERVLARALTSVPEFSAECRRRGVRLATAGLDEPAYDSAMKASVHRRLSMPTAGYNGC, from the coding sequence ATGACAGGCGCAGGGGACGGCGTGCGGGTCGCGGCCATCGCGAGCCTGACCCCGCTGGAGGAGCTCGACATCGACCCCTTCCTCGTCGACACCCGCAGCCAGCACGCGATGTGCGCCCGCTGGGCGGCGGCCAAGGGGTACGTGGTCGCCCGCGAGCTCCTCTTCTACGGTCTGCGGCCGGACCACTGCGGCCTCTGGGCCGATGTCGAGGCCGGCCTCGTCGACCTCTTCGTCGCCGCGAACGAGCGTGTCCTGGCGCGTGCCCTGACCTCCGTCCCCGAGTTCTCCGCCGAATGCCGGCGCCGCGGTGTCCGGCTGGCCACGGCCGGTCTGGACGAGCCCGCGTACGACTCCGCCATGAAAGCGAGCGTCCACCGCCGGCTCTCGATGCCGACCGCGGGCTACAACGGCTGCTGA
- a CDS encoding MBL fold metallo-hydrolase produces MAVEVTWWGHASCTVEDSGVRVLTDPLFVGRLAHLRRRRGQLPPPEAAVADAVVVSHLHSDHLHLPSLARLAPGTRLIVPRGASRAVPGLRRLDGLRIVEVAPGDEVAVADVRVRAVPAAHDGRRLPMGPHRSPALGFVVHGTARTYFAGDTGLFDGMAAAVGPVDVALLPVGGWGPFLGHGHLDPDRAARALAALAPRSAVPVHYGTYWPIGMDAVRPHEFHSPGDEFVRKAARLAPEVAVHRLGHCESVRPEVSP; encoded by the coding sequence GTGGCGGTCGAGGTCACCTGGTGGGGTCACGCCAGCTGCACGGTCGAGGACTCGGGGGTCCGGGTGCTCACCGACCCGCTGTTCGTCGGCAGGCTCGCGCATCTCCGCCGGCGGCGGGGCCAACTGCCGCCGCCCGAGGCCGCCGTCGCCGACGCCGTGGTCGTCTCCCACCTGCACTCCGACCATCTGCACCTGCCCTCGCTGGCCCGGCTCGCCCCCGGCACCCGGCTGATCGTGCCCCGCGGCGCCTCGCGGGCCGTCCCGGGGCTGCGCAGACTGGACGGTCTGCGGATCGTGGAGGTCGCACCGGGCGACGAGGTGGCCGTGGCGGACGTGCGCGTACGGGCGGTGCCGGCCGCGCACGACGGGCGGCGGCTGCCGATGGGACCGCACCGCTCCCCCGCGCTGGGCTTCGTCGTCCACGGCACCGCGCGCACCTACTTCGCCGGGGACACCGGCCTGTTCGACGGCATGGCGGCCGCGGTCGGTCCGGTGGACGTGGCGCTGCTGCCGGTCGGCGGCTGGGGGCCGTTCCTGGGGCACGGCCACCTGGACCCGGACCGCGCGGCCCGCGCGCTCGCCGCGCTCGCGCCCCGCTCCGCGGTGCCGGTGCACTACGGCACGTACTGGCCGATCGGGATGGACGCGGTCAGGCCGCACGAGTTCCACTCCCCGGGCGACGAGTTCGTCCGCAAGGCGGCACGTCTGGCGCCGGAGGTGGCGGTGCACCGGCTGGGGCACTGCGAGAGCGTCCGGCCGGAGGTCTCCCCGTGA
- a CDS encoding DedA family protein: protein MTLQDVVGQLPPESTQQAVGYPTLFLLVALGALVPVVPTGAVVSTAAVVALHQTAPLSVFFVFVVAASAAFLGDITLYWLGRRGVGSRNGSKWLEALRARAAPDRLEQAQRRLDDHSSTVLVVSRLVPAGRIPVMLACLMSRMPPARFARGDAPACLAWAATYGVIGILGGSLFDEPWEGVLAAVGLTLLLSGVPALWRRLRRRRPRPRPPSGGQHA from the coding sequence GTGACGCTCCAGGACGTGGTCGGGCAGCTGCCGCCGGAGTCGACCCAGCAGGCCGTCGGCTATCCGACGCTGTTCCTGCTGGTGGCGCTGGGCGCCCTGGTACCGGTGGTGCCGACGGGGGCGGTGGTGAGCACGGCCGCGGTGGTGGCGCTCCATCAGACCGCTCCGCTCTCGGTGTTCTTCGTGTTCGTGGTCGCCGCGTCGGCTGCGTTCCTCGGGGACATCACGCTGTACTGGCTCGGCCGGCGCGGTGTCGGGTCGAGGAACGGCTCGAAGTGGCTGGAGGCGCTGCGGGCGCGGGCGGCCCCGGACCGGCTGGAGCAGGCACAGCGCAGACTCGACGACCACAGCTCGACCGTGCTCGTCGTGTCCCGGCTGGTACCCGCCGGACGGATTCCGGTGATGCTCGCATGCCTGATGTCGCGGATGCCGCCGGCCCGCTTCGCCCGCGGCGACGCGCCCGCCTGCCTGGCGTGGGCCGCCACGTACGGGGTGATCGGGATCCTCGGCGGCTCGCTGTTCGACGAGCCCTGGGAGGGCGTGCTGGCCGCCGTGGGGCTGACGCTGCTGCTGAGCGGGGTGCCCGCGCTGTGGCGACGTCTGCGGCGGCGGAGACCGCGCCCGCGACCGCCGTCAGGCGGTCAGCACGCGTGA
- a CDS encoding MBL fold metallo-hydrolase, which translates to MSRPGPAGGPGLRPGNDEAGPGTAAVTGLRPLGLVRRWPRSFADRLTAPLPGVRAMARLAREGALRPAAAGLKDIPQLPFAPGALPEAEPGTVAVTWAGHASWVVAIGELTVLTDPVWSRRILGTPARLTPVGVRWEDLPAVDAVVISHNHYDHLDAPTIARLPRRTPMFVPAGLGGWFRRRRFTRVTELDWWETAELPAGSGVGSVRFEFVPAHHWSKRTLTDTCRSLWGGWILTDQRGRQVYFSGDTGYGHWFKEIGRRHPDIDLAMLPIGAYAPRWWLSSVHTDPEEAVQAFEDLGACNMAPMHWATFVLSSEPVMEPLSRLLTAWEHTGRPREQLWDLPVGGSRVLTA; encoded by the coding sequence GTGTCGCGGCCCGGGCCGGCGGGCGGGCCGGGGCTCCGGCCCGGGAACGACGAGGCCGGGCCCGGAACGGCGGCCGTCACCGGACTGCGGCCGCTGGGGCTCGTCCGGCGGTGGCCGCGGTCCTTCGCCGACCGGCTCACCGCGCCGTTGCCCGGGGTGCGGGCCATGGCGCGGCTGGCGAGGGAGGGCGCGCTGCGGCCCGCGGCTGCCGGACTCAAGGACATTCCCCAGCTGCCGTTCGCCCCCGGTGCCCTGCCGGAGGCCGAACCGGGCACCGTCGCCGTCACCTGGGCGGGCCACGCGAGCTGGGTCGTCGCGATCGGTGAGCTCACGGTGCTCACGGACCCCGTCTGGTCCCGCAGGATCCTCGGCACACCGGCCAGGCTCACTCCCGTCGGCGTCCGCTGGGAGGACCTGCCGGCCGTCGACGCCGTCGTCATCAGCCACAACCACTACGACCACCTGGACGCGCCCACCATCGCCCGGCTGCCGAGGCGCACCCCGATGTTCGTGCCGGCGGGGCTCGGCGGCTGGTTCCGGCGCAGGCGCTTCACCCGCGTCACCGAACTCGACTGGTGGGAGACGGCGGAACTGCCCGCCGGCAGCGGGGTCGGGTCGGTCCGGTTCGAGTTCGTGCCCGCGCACCACTGGTCGAAGCGCACACTCACGGACACCTGCCGCTCGCTCTGGGGCGGCTGGATCCTCACCGACCAGCGCGGCCGCCAGGTGTACTTCTCGGGCGACACCGGATACGGCCACTGGTTCAAGGAGATCGGCCGCCGCCACCCGGACATCGACCTGGCGATGCTGCCGATCGGTGCCTACGCGCCGCGCTGGTGGCTCAGCTCGGTGCACACCGACCCGGAGGAGGCGGTCCAGGCGTTCGAGGACCTCGGCGCCTGCAACATGGCGCCGATGCACTGGGCCACCTTCGTGCTCTCGTCCGAACCGGTGATGGAGCCCCTCAGCCGGCTGCTGACCGCCTGGGAGCACACGGGCCGGCCCCGTGAGCAGCTGTGGGACCTGCCCGTCGGCGGCTCACGCGTGCTGACCGCCTGA
- a CDS encoding aminotransferase class I/II-fold pyridoxal phosphate-dependent enzyme has protein sequence MRRTDPEGRGPVRYGPPAPDPGLPVLPELAGVLASAAGRTSQEPPGGGPILRESAAGYWWRRGLRCRPEDVAAAPGAQPLLLALLAAHGGDVLMPRPCPAWWTPQARLLGRPAFHVPTSAESGGVPDPYALLETVRRIRAEGGSPHVMLLSVADDPTATVAPPELVREACEAAVDEGLHIISDETWRDTVHEPLDRPLLSPAEMCPDDVTVISDLSGALLPAAWPVAVARFPTTGPAAGRRARVLDILTALGGFVAGPVAAAAAHALEEPGPVTARRARANTLHAAVADAAHRLVLTSGALAGPPQAGRHLYADLGPLRARLAGLGVTDSMELEDYLSERLHTPVPGGHRFGDELGALRARVDTSPFLGTSPEERLEALESDDPLALPHVAKALKSLGSAFRDLR, from the coding sequence ATGCGGCGGACGGATCCGGAAGGCCGCGGACCGGTCCGCTACGGCCCGCCCGCCCCGGACCCCGGCCTGCCCGTGCTGCCCGAACTCGCCGGCGTGCTCGCGTCCGCCGCCGGACGTACCTCCCAGGAACCGCCGGGCGGGGGGCCGATCCTGCGCGAGTCCGCGGCCGGCTACTGGTGGCGGCGCGGACTGCGCTGCCGTCCCGAGGACGTCGCCGCCGCGCCCGGCGCCCAGCCGCTGCTGCTCGCGCTGCTCGCCGCGCACGGCGGCGACGTCCTCATGCCGCGGCCCTGCCCCGCGTGGTGGACACCGCAGGCCCGTCTCCTGGGCCGGCCCGCGTTCCATGTGCCCACGTCCGCGGAGAGCGGCGGCGTGCCCGATCCGTACGCACTGCTGGAGACCGTGCGGAGAATCCGGGCGGAGGGCGGCAGCCCGCACGTGATGCTGCTGTCCGTCGCGGACGACCCCACCGCCACCGTCGCCCCGCCCGAACTCGTCCGCGAGGCCTGTGAGGCCGCCGTCGACGAAGGGCTGCACATCATCAGCGACGAGACCTGGCGCGACACGGTGCACGAGCCGCTCGACCGCCCCCTGCTCAGCCCAGCCGAGATGTGCCCGGACGACGTGACCGTCATCAGCGATCTGTCGGGTGCCCTGCTGCCGGCCGCGTGGCCCGTCGCCGTGGCCCGGTTCCCGACGACGGGGCCCGCCGCCGGGCGGCGGGCCCGGGTGCTCGACATCCTCACGGCCCTCGGGGGTTTCGTCGCAGGTCCGGTGGCGGCGGCCGCCGCACACGCGCTGGAGGAGCCGGGCCCGGTCACCGCCCGGCGCGCCCGGGCGAACACCCTGCACGCCGCCGTCGCCGACGCGGCCCACCGTCTGGTCCTCACCTCCGGCGCCCTCGCCGGGCCGCCCCAGGCGGGCCGCCACCTCTACGCGGACCTCGGCCCGTTGCGCGCCCGGCTCGCCGGTCTCGGTGTCACCGACTCGATGGAGCTGGAGGACTACCTCAGCGAACGCCTGCACACACCGGTGCCCGGCGGTCACCGCTTCGGCGACGAACTCGGCGCACTGCGCGCCCGTGTCGACACCAGTCCCTTCCTGGGCACGAGCCCGGAAGAACGCCTCGAAGCCCTCGAGTCCGACGACCCCCTCGCACTGCCGCATGTCGCCAAGGCGCTGAAGTCCCTCGGATCGGCCTTCCGGGATCTGCGATGA
- a CDS encoding TIGR03086 family metal-binding protein, protein MDTRLLDRNAEALALFTDRVHAVRPEQWDAPTPCTGWSVRDLVNHVTAEQLWVPPLVGEGRSVSDVGDAYEGDVLGGHPAVTWDRAASAAKAAFREPGALDRGVGLSYGDTTVAAYCSQMTADVIVHAWDLSRAIGADDTLPDSLVGFAAEEVAPYAAELSGSGLFAPAVEPPEGADRQTKLLCLLGRRP, encoded by the coding sequence ATGGACACTCGCCTGCTGGACCGGAACGCCGAGGCCCTCGCGCTCTTCACGGACCGGGTGCACGCCGTCCGCCCGGAGCAGTGGGACGCACCGACGCCCTGCACCGGCTGGTCCGTGCGGGACCTCGTCAACCATGTGACCGCCGAGCAGCTGTGGGTACCGCCCCTGGTCGGCGAGGGCCGTTCGGTCTCCGACGTCGGCGACGCCTACGAAGGCGACGTGCTCGGCGGGCATCCCGCCGTCACCTGGGACCGGGCCGCCTCCGCGGCCAAGGCCGCCTTCCGTGAGCCGGGAGCCCTGGACCGGGGCGTCGGTCTGTCGTACGGCGACACCACGGTCGCCGCCTACTGCTCGCAGATGACGGCCGACGTGATCGTGCACGCGTGGGACCTCTCGCGGGCCATCGGCGCTGACGACACCCTCCCGGACTCGCTGGTCGGCTTCGCCGCGGAGGAAGTCGCGCCGTACGCCGCCGAACTGTCCGGTAGCGGCCTGTTCGCACCCGCCGTGGAACCGCCGGAGGGCGCGGACCGGCAGACGAAGCTGCTCTGCCTGCTGGGGCGCCGCCCCTGA
- a CDS encoding bifunctional phosphatase PAP2/diacylglycerol kinase family protein codes for MPAYHRDGAPRSAAHSLPQSFTRAVSRVVSFPEGLPRRTPRARRVASALTGWDRGVLHAVANRHWPGADPVLPRLSRAADHGLLWFGTAAGMAVFGRGARSRRAAVRGVASLALASATINTVAKRSVRRSRPLLDAVPLVRQLKRQPFTTSFPSGHSASAAAFATGVAMESKGWGAVVAPVAAAVALSRVYTGVHYPSDVLVGAALGVGAAFAVRGLVPTRDQLPPPGRPHTRAPRLPAGKDLVVVANRSSGSGTGPLGALAAGDDATALVRDALPLARIVECAPEEIESALEEAAGSGCRALGVLGGDGTVNRAASTAARHGLPLAVFPGGTLNHFAYDLGLETVHDTCEALTSGDAVRVDLGRFTPGPDGAREGHFVNTFSLGVYPEMVRIRERWSPRIGGWPAGVLAALRTLRGEHPLEAEIAGRRRPLWLLFAGNGSYQRVGPTPGRRYDLADGLLDVRAVHGGRFPGVRLLAAALAGPLSRSPFHAAGRLRKLRISGLAPGSLLAYDGEIAEAPTDLTVDKLTEALVVYRPSPASPLL; via the coding sequence ATGCCGGCCTACCACCGAGACGGAGCACCGCGGTCCGCCGCGCACTCGCTCCCGCAGTCCTTCACGCGTGCCGTGTCCCGCGTCGTGTCCTTCCCCGAGGGGTTGCCGCGGCGCACGCCGCGTGCCCGGCGGGTCGCCTCGGCCCTCACCGGGTGGGACCGCGGGGTCCTCCACGCGGTCGCCAACCGCCACTGGCCGGGGGCCGACCCGGTGCTGCCGAGGCTCAGCAGGGCCGCCGACCACGGACTCCTGTGGTTCGGCACGGCCGCCGGGATGGCCGTCTTCGGACGCGGCGCACGGTCGCGGCGGGCCGCCGTACGCGGTGTGGCCTCGCTGGCGCTCGCCTCCGCGACGATCAACACCGTGGCCAAGCGGTCGGTGCGCAGGTCGCGCCCGCTGCTCGACGCCGTGCCGCTCGTCAGGCAGCTGAAGCGGCAGCCGTTCACCACGTCCTTCCCCTCCGGGCACTCGGCGTCGGCGGCGGCGTTCGCCACGGGAGTGGCGATGGAGTCGAAGGGCTGGGGTGCCGTGGTGGCGCCGGTCGCGGCCGCGGTCGCCCTGTCCCGTGTCTACACCGGGGTCCACTACCCGAGCGACGTCCTCGTGGGGGCGGCGCTCGGGGTCGGAGCGGCGTTCGCGGTGCGCGGGCTGGTCCCGACCCGGGACCAGCTGCCGCCGCCGGGGCGGCCGCACACCCGGGCGCCCCGGCTGCCGGCCGGCAAGGACCTCGTCGTGGTCGCCAACCGCTCCTCCGGCTCCGGGACCGGACCGCTGGGCGCGCTGGCCGCCGGGGACGACGCCACGGCCCTGGTCCGCGACGCGCTGCCGCTGGCGCGGATCGTCGAGTGCGCTCCGGAGGAGATCGAGAGTGCCCTGGAGGAGGCGGCCGGGAGCGGCTGCCGGGCCCTCGGCGTGCTGGGCGGCGACGGCACGGTGAACCGCGCCGCGAGCACCGCGGCCCGGCACGGGCTGCCGCTCGCCGTTTTCCCCGGGGGGACCCTGAACCACTTCGCGTACGACCTCGGTCTGGAGACCGTGCACGACACGTGCGAGGCGCTGACGTCGGGTGATGCCGTACGCGTCGACCTGGGCCGGTTCACCCCGGGTCCCGACGGCGCGCGCGAGGGACACTTCGTCAACACCTTCTCCCTCGGCGTGTACCCGGAGATGGTGCGCATCCGGGAGCGGTGGTCGCCGCGGATCGGCGGCTGGCCCGCCGGTGTGCTGGCCGCGCTGCGGACCCTGCGCGGCGAGCACCCGCTGGAAGCGGAGATCGCCGGGCGCAGGAGGCCGCTGTGGCTGCTGTTCGCCGGAAACGGGAGCTACCAGCGCGTCGGCCCGACACCCGGGCGCCGTTACGACCTCGCCGACGGACTGCTCGACGTTCGGGCGGTGCACGGCGGCCGGTTCCCGGGCGTGCGGCTGCTCGCCGCGGCGCTCGCGGGTCCGCTGAGCCGGTCCCCGTTCCACGCGGCCGGCCGGCTGCGGAAGCTGCGCATCTCCGGCCTGGCGCCGGGATCGCTGCTCGCGTACGACGGCGAGATCGCCGAAGCACCGACGGACCTGACGGTGGACAAGCTGACGGAGGCGCTGGTCGTCTACCGTCCCTCGCCGGCCTCACCGCTGCTCTGA
- a CDS encoding class I SAM-dependent methyltransferase — protein sequence MPKETAVYTHGHHESVLRSHRWRTAANSAAYLAPELRPGADVLDVGCGPGTITADLAALVSPGTVTAVDAAPDVLERARGEARARGLGNVRFAAADVHALDFPDDSFDVVHAHQVLQHVGDRVAALREMRRVCRPGGVVAVRDSDYGAFTWFPEVPALDTWLGLYRRVARANGGEPDAGRRLYSWARTAGFTDVTATASAWCFATPDERAWWSGLWADRTTASAYAALAVEGGHARPDELDGIAAAWRAWGRADDGWFMVPHGELICRAP from the coding sequence ATGCCGAAGGAGACCGCCGTCTACACCCACGGCCACCACGAGTCGGTGCTGCGCTCGCACCGCTGGCGCACGGCGGCCAACTCGGCCGCGTACCTCGCACCCGAACTGCGGCCCGGTGCCGACGTGCTGGACGTCGGCTGCGGCCCCGGCACGATCACGGCCGATCTGGCGGCCCTGGTCTCCCCCGGCACGGTCACGGCGGTCGACGCCGCGCCGGACGTCCTGGAGCGGGCTCGGGGGGAGGCACGGGCACGCGGGCTGGGCAACGTCCGCTTCGCAGCCGCCGACGTCCACGCACTGGACTTCCCCGACGACTCCTTCGACGTCGTCCACGCCCACCAGGTGCTGCAGCACGTGGGCGACCGGGTGGCGGCGCTCCGCGAGATGCGGCGGGTGTGCAGGCCGGGCGGCGTCGTCGCCGTCCGCGACAGCGACTACGGCGCTTTCACCTGGTTCCCCGAAGTCCCGGCGCTGGACACCTGGCTGGGGCTGTACCGCCGCGTGGCCCGGGCCAACGGCGGGGAACCGGACGCCGGCCGCAGGCTCTACTCGTGGGCACGCACCGCCGGCTTCACCGACGTCACGGCGACAGCCTCCGCCTGGTGCTTCGCCACCCCGGACGAACGCGCGTGGTGGAGCGGCCTGTGGGCGGACCGTACGACGGCCTCGGCCTATGCGGCGCTCGCCGTCGAGGGCGGCCACGCCCGCCCGGACGAACTCGACGGCATCGCCGCGGCCTGGCGCGCGTGGGGCCGGGCGGACGACGGCTGGTTCATGGTCCCGCACGGCGAGCTGATCTGCCGGGCGCCCTGA
- a CDS encoding VOC family protein has product MEILGTTLRICVDDLEAAAGFYERLTGTPALRFERGGVSVAAVGCFLLMSGPESELEILRKVSATIAVEDVDTAYATLSEVGAKVVAGPVPTPVGRNLIAVHPDGSVFEYADRKPAVEDAGAPGR; this is encoded by the coding sequence ATGGAGATCCTCGGAACCACGCTGCGTATCTGCGTCGACGACCTGGAGGCCGCGGCCGGCTTCTACGAACGCCTCACCGGCACGCCTGCGCTCCGCTTCGAGCGCGGCGGGGTGTCGGTGGCGGCGGTGGGCTGCTTCCTGCTGATGAGCGGTCCCGAGTCGGAGCTGGAGATTCTCCGCAAGGTGTCCGCGACCATCGCGGTCGAGGACGTGGACACGGCGTACGCAACGCTCAGCGAGGTCGGCGCCAAGGTGGTGGCGGGACCGGTGCCGACGCCGGTGGGCCGCAACCTCATCGCGGTCCACCCGGACGGGTCGGTGTTCGAGTACGCCGACCGGAAGCCCGCCGTCGAGGACGCCGGCGCGCCGGGCCGCTGA
- a CDS encoding DUF4232 domain-containing protein: MSWPIRTRTGGNRAGRGRPVPDPAVRARAARVRTAARARTAARARARALGALAVVALAAPVVSAAPAAAAPPPPCLTSDLSLSWAPGGTAVSGGAEPGSSRTAVVALRNAGDATCLLDGFPKVTLAQGATTENLVDQRSVSHSAVTLDPGASARFTLTFRQGQSGEDGVIEPVTAIVTPPNNTASTNMRWRWGPVAEQESASPPRNFVGPVVAA; encoded by the coding sequence ATGTCATGGCCGATACGCACCCGCACGGGCGGCAACCGCGCAGGTCGGGGCCGTCCCGTCCCTGATCCTGCGGTGCGCGCCCGTGCGGCACGTGTCCGTACGGCCGCCCGTGCCCGTACCGCGGCTCGTGCCCGGGCACGAGCCCTGGGTGCCCTGGCCGTGGTGGCTCTCGCCGCGCCGGTGGTGTCGGCAGCCCCCGCCGCGGCGGCGCCGCCCCCACCGTGCCTGACCTCGGACCTGTCGCTGTCCTGGGCGCCCGGCGGCACGGCCGTCTCCGGCGGCGCGGAGCCCGGCAGCAGCCGGACCGCCGTCGTCGCCCTGCGGAACGCGGGGGACGCCACCTGTCTGCTGGACGGGTTTCCGAAGGTGACGCTCGCCCAGGGAGCCACGACGGAGAACCTCGTGGACCAGCGGTCGGTGTCGCACTCGGCCGTCACCCTCGATCCCGGGGCGAGCGCCCGGTTCACCCTCACGTTCCGGCAGGGACAGTCCGGCGAGGACGGGGTGATCGAACCGGTCACCGCGATCGTGACCCCGCCGAACAACACGGCGTCCACGAACATGCGCTGGCGCTGGGGTCCGGTCGCCGAGCAGGAGTCGGCCAGCCCGCCGCGCAACTTCGTGGGTCCCGTGGTGGCCGCCTGA